In one Cervus elaphus chromosome 9, mCerEla1.1, whole genome shotgun sequence genomic region, the following are encoded:
- the HNRNPA0 gene encoding heterogeneous nuclear ribonucleoprotein A0: protein MENSQLCKLFIGGLNVQTSESGLRGHFEAFGTLTDCVVVVNPQTKRSRCFGFVTYSNVEEADAAMAASPHAVDGNTVELKRAVSREDSARPGAHAKVKKLFVGGLKGDVAEGDLIEHFSQFGTVEKAEIIADKQSGKKRGFGFVYFQNHDAADKAAVVKFHPIQGHRVEVKKAVPKEDIHSGGGGGGSRSSRGGRGGRGRGGGRDQNGLSKGGGGGGYNSYGGYGGGGGGYNAYGGGGGGGSSYGGSDYGNGFGGFGSYSQHQSSYGPMKSGGGGGGGGGSSWGGRSNSGPYRGGYGGGGGYGGSSF, encoded by the coding sequence ATGGAGAATTCCCAACTGTGTAAGCTGTTCATCGGCGGCCTCAACGTGCAGACGAGTGAGTCCGGCCTGCGCGGCCACTTTGAGGCCTTTGGGACCCTGACAGACTGCGTAGTGGTGGTGAACCCCCAGACCAAGCGCTCCCGTTGCTTTGGCTTCGTGACCTACTCCAATGTGGAGGAGGCCGATGCCGCCATGGCCGCCTCGCCTCATGCGGTGGACGGCAACACGGTGGAGCTGAAGCGGGCGGTGTCCCGGGAGGATTCGGCACGGCCCGGTGCTCACGCCAAGGTGAAGAAGCTCTTTGTCGGGGGCCTTAAGGGAGACGTGGCTGAGGGCGACCTGATCGAGCACTTCTCGCAGTTTGGCACCGTGGAAAAGGCCGAGATTATTGCCGACAAGCAGTCTGGCAAGAAGCGTGGCTTCGGCTTCGTTTATTTTCAGAATCACGACGCGGCAGACAAGGCCGCGGTGGTCAAGTTCCATCCGATCCAAGGCCATCGCGTGGAGGTGAAGAAGGCTGTCCCCAAGGAGGATATCCACTCCGGTGGGGGCGGAGGCGGTTCCCGGTCCTCCCGTGGCGGCCGCGGCGGCCGAGGTCGGGGCGGTGGTCGTGACCAGAACGGCCTGTCtaagggcggcggcggcggcggttaTAACAGCTACGGTGGttacggcggcggcggcggcggctacAACGCCtacggaggcggcggcggcggcggttcGTCCTACGGTGGAAGCGACTACGGTAACGGTTTCGGCGGTTTCGGCAGCTACAGCCAGCACCAGTCGTCCTATGGGCCCATGaagagcggcggcggcggcggcggcggaggaggcAGCAGCTGGGGAGGTCGCAGCAACAGTGGACCTTACAGAGGTGGCTATGGCGGTGGGGGTGGCTATGGAGGCAGCtccttctaa